Genomic segment of Populus nigra chromosome 6, ddPopNigr1.1, whole genome shotgun sequence:
GAAGAAATacagtcaaagaaaaaataattgctattaTAGGGGATCAGAGATAGAGACAGCCATGGACCTACTATACTCGATTACCCCCTGTGCTAGGTTGTGGGGATTGATAACATTCATGCAGTATGCTCTATATGTATGATCCTCATTTCAATGGCAAGGAAATTTATTCCTTACcagaaattttgttttgcagGACGATTCCTTTTGCATGGAACCTCTTAACAGCTGGTTACATCGAACAATCGATATATGGAGTATGTAGTTCATCTGTTGATAATGCtattctttgttttggttttgcCTAAACTGCCCTGTGGCTTTTATATTTCCTTCATAAAGTTGCACTCACCATTAAATTCTTCTGTAGGTGGTTGCAAGCACTTTATGCCTCCTCGTCATGGGAAGGCTTCTTGAGCCAGTATGGGGTTCTAAGGAGTTCTTAAAGTTCATTTTCATAGTCAACTTTCTTACCTCTGTCTGTGTTTTCATTACTGCTATTAGCCTGTACTACATAACGAGGCAGGAAAATTACCTGTAAGCATGTGCttcctaaatgttttttttttggcttgtgCTACTCTTTCTATTACCATTGTACTGATTTCCTTTGTTCTTTCTGGTAGTTATATGCCCATTTCTGGCTTCCAAGGGATCCTGGCAGGTTTCTTGGTTGGTACCAAGCAAATTATACCTGACCAAGAGCTGTCTCTATTAAGATTAAAGGCAAAGGTATGGACCTGTACAATAGTGTTTCTTCACTTCACCTCTTGCCTTTTAGTATTActtgatgatttgttttgcaAATTGAAAGGATGTCTCATACATTCTCCTTGGTGCTGTTTCAAATGCCATGCAGTGGTTTCcgtctcttatgctcttgataGCTATTGTTGTAAGCTTCTTTACTGCAGAGTCAGCAAAATATCTTCCAACCATAATATTTGGCACTTATATGAGCTGGATTTACTTGAGATACTTTCATAGGAAACCAGAAACAAAACTAAGGGGTGATCCAAGTGATGATTTTGCATTCTCATCCTTCTTCCCTGAATTCCTCAGgtgttttctccttttcttttagtacACTAGGTTTTTAATCCATGGAATATATGAGTTTGTTTACGTGCTTCCATCTGTCTCTATCTGTTTTCAGGCCAGTCATTGATCCTATTGCATCAATATTCCATCGGATGCTTTGTGGTAGATTTGAAACTTCTACTGAAGCCCACGGTTACACCTTGGGAGGTGCTCCATTGCCTGGTTCTGATCCCATCGAGGCATCTAGGAGGAGGTAAGTTTAACCACTCAATTTAAAACTTTGGATAAGGATGTGTGTCCCTTTCAAATACTAGGATATTGTTAAATCATCCCAATTTATTTGAACATGACACTTCAATATGATCTCTGCTGTGAAACTCTAGGGTTATGTGTATTGGTATCATTGTAACAGCAGAAatgaaaaatgcattttttttataaatagaaaaatgaacCCAAAGGAACAATTAAGCAGTGATACAAAGTCCTGAACACCTTCAATTACATGTAATATTAAGCACAGTCATAGTAATTAAGTTTTCACAGGTGGCAAAAAGTTACAGTTTCTGATCAATCTTCCCCTTGCAGAGAAAGAGGAGCTAGAGCACTGGAAGAGAGATTGACAGCTGAGAGGTTGGCCACTGCACGGAGTGCTGAAGAGTTGAAAAAGGATGTCTCAGAGAATGTTTGATTGCTCGACTTCactttcaaacaaaaacaacaaatgcGAAATTGTATCTTTTATGACCACTTCAGAGTTTGTGCAGTACTTGGAAAGAAGTCTTTTTGGTTGGTTTCCGTATTACAGTTTCTTCATGCATATTTCTTTCGATTATCATTCTTATAGTAAAATCATTCCtatatccttgttttttttttttttggacaatGACTGTTCTTGCCTTCGACACATATAGAGCAGAAATGCTGAAGAAGTATCCCTGGGATGGCTTTGCAGGAAATAGATGGAAATTTTTTATCTGCCAACGGAGGCTGCTTTCCCAGAAAGATGCGTAACCATCAGGATTTTGTCGGTGGATGGGCTTTTGTTTCCAGCTAGGACCCATTTTTTATTACAGGTGTTGAAACTCTATGCCACTGTTCATTAGTGGATCACAATTTAAGATTGGTAGACTGCTTCGAAAAATAAGGTTTGACACGAGCATTCATTTGAATTCGCTGGGATGGACACAGTAATGGAATTGGTTGGGAAGATCCGAATCTCCAGATAGCCTGTCATTTTCAGTTGCTTCCAATTTAATTGCGAACACCAAATCCTAGGAACTGTAGGtgcattttccaaactttctgtTAAAAGTTTGCCCTGGTCCTGGATTCGCTGCCCCGTTCCTTCACATGGGAAAGAAATTGCGTGCCTGAAACCAGTAAGAATAAAGAAATTGCAAGATGATAAATTGATTTGAGAACGTGGAGATACGTCGACCAGAGAAAGAAACTTGCTGAATTAAGAAGAGAATTGGTGGATAGAGAAAGGAAGCGTGTCGTTTTAAAGTTTAATCCTTGCGTACAGTAACCCCCGTTGCCTCAggctttcttctccttctttctgcttttatgtttttttaattaaattaatcttattACCTCCTTGAAAAACGAAAGCCTCCACGTTTGACAATACCACGTTGATTGTGGCTTGTCCCACGAGGAGTCTTctgtttttaactttttcttaaaaaaatccaaggggTATTCTTTCCTCTCATTAATAATGTTGAAACTCATATCCCTTGCTGGCTTGCTGCATATTCAATTCAGCTAGGTGAGGGTTACTTGGATTTCTGGTCATGGAAGTTACAATCGCTCTCCCCTAATTCCTCAAATACCCTCCTCCTCAATTCTCCAACAAAATcctcaaataattaaattcaataaagttCTCGGTGCTTATAATTAGgtatgaaaaagaaatattacagctactggaaaaaaaataggggAACAAACTAACAAAGCActaattgaaatttaataaatctacaaggacaaaaaaaataaaatttacccaaggggaaaaaaaaaaagaccaatgaAATCCCACAAGAAACAGGTTTATCGCCAGGACGGTCTCTAATTCATAATTAGCATACCTAACATTACATGCcaaactaatatatttatatatataactgccTCATTCTATAATTCACACCAGCTTACAATTTAACacacaactctctctctctctctctctcccctctcctctcctctcctctctcctgGCTCCCTTTACCAAACAAGGCTTCAATCATCTCTACAAAAGGACATCTGTAattctcctttctctctctccaccgTCTGATCCCCGTAGTCAACTTCACAATCAAACGTCTCAGGTACTTTCTTCGGCCCATTCTCTCCGttttccccttttcttcttGACCAGTCTTCGTTGATTAACCTCTAATTTcctctgatttttttattttcttttgaaattaaacGATCCTCTTCCAATTTAAATAATCGCGTTGATTACGTTTTtttagtagattttttttatgatcgtGTTTTTTTGTCGCTCTCTGGATGTTTTGCTCCGCTCTCTTTCTTTTTGCCTCGGAATTGTATTTTTGCCTGCctttttggaatttaaattaGGGTATCATCGTTAACGATTTGTGTGCGTGCGTGctgttatttgattattttttagtgtttttggtgCTGATTAGATGCTGTGTTGGtagattatgtgttttttttacataataaccttgaaatttagattttagagCTAATCTTAGGGTCATGATTGCTTAAATTAGGCACGGAACCAAATCTTATTGAAACTAGTGCGGGGTCCGATCCTCGTAAATCAAGCCCAGTTCGTGAGTTTAAAAGTTGTGGTGTTTCTATCATTGTCAATTGGTTGGTTTAATTGCGAGTTTGAAGCTCGAACACCTCGTAGcttgtgaaaatataaaattgtattgTTGGTAGATTATGTTTGTTGGTTTAGTTGGAAAGCTATTTATTTCATGCCAATGATTTGCATCAGACATTAACTTAGTAGGTTTTTGCGCATCGATGTTGCAATCTGATTTTGAATTTACTGATGGATAATAATTTGTTGCTTGCATGGCAGCATGTGCTGTTTCTATATGAGAATAGGCATCATCGAATGtacttatattaatattatttgaaagagAAAGATCACTTATAATTATTTCCAGAAGGCAGTGGTGGTTGCTGCTATACCAAGGCAGTAGGAAACTATTATTCTTTCTCAATTTTCATATGATGCAATGGCATTGGATGGAACATTAGTCAATGCCCATTACTGCATTTCTTGTCTTTTGTCTCTTATCCTcgcatatgatttttttaaatagaagttTTGTGTctctgatttgattttaaaggaTTTGGGGTGTTACAATGTGACTATGatctcattctatttttttgtttgtttatccAACAATGCAACAATAATCACCTGGTTTAGTGTTAGCAACTGTACCAGGAGTGCTTGTTTTGGTTTCAATAGCTGTGGATCTAAGGATATTATAATGGAATTACAGAGTATTGGGGTTCTGAATTAgccaaaattaaatcaataagaTCATATAGTTGAATATTCTCATGAGGGCAGCagtattgttttcttgaaagaTTGTGAAGATACATTGCAGGTAAGATATGAAATGGTGTTTGATCATGCCCTCGGCTATGATTTTGATGACTTGCTAATTGTTTCTCAATTCTTTTCCTTGTTCATCGGTGCTTTGTTGCTAATCTGGGTTTTTTTGGAACTAGTGGCTTGAGCTGACAAATGCAgcaaatttcatttcttttcttgcttAGATCTGCAGGTTCTGGTGACTTCAAAGATGGATTTACTAACATTTTTTAGAGAGGCGAGGTTAGATGCTTGATAACATCCAGGTTGTCATCAGTAGGTCGGCCTAAGATCTTTGGAGATAATTCCACTTATCCAAACTTAAATTGAAAGATTAGAAGTTTGGCAAGTTTTCCTCTCTTATTAGTTGTATTTCACGATTGCTGTTCACCATACTAAGATAAATTTGTTTATCTCTATGCGAGGGTCTACATCTCTGTAATATTACTCCATAAAGACTATGGTTGCATCATGCGAAACTGTGGCTCTGTATTAATCTTTTTGCCCCTATTTTTCTGTTGCTAACTCCCTTCCAGAGCCATTTCCTTCTCATTTTTTATGCCTCTAGCTTTTTTGCTATTAAAGCCATTATTCCCTAGAGAATGGTGTCCTTTTTTAGTGCAAGTGAAATCATCTAAAACCAGAATGATGATTTACCACCATAATTGTATTGACAAAGATGGAAAATCAATAAGCATGAAGtacaaattttaatatcataaatttaatgttgaagtgGTCTTAAAGCTCACCCATTGACAAAATCAAATGGATGTAGAAGAACTAGACAGTTttggaagagaaggaaagaaaaactaaaaattctaTATAAATTGGAAGAAATTCTTGGACGTGTTATGAAATGAGAAGGCATCAAGCTCCCAGATCAGGAAAATTTGTTTGGTATTTAAAATCTTGAAGTTTCATCACAGGTAAATTTGCTAATCATATGAACGGAGTAAACATTAGAATTATAACTGTCACATACTATACCATCGAATGTGATGGAGAAGATTGTATTGGGATTTTAACTGGATTTTCAGACCTTGTTGCCACTCTGTTTACCTATGTATTAatttacaagaagaaaaattataaaaatatttaccaaTCATGTTATCAATTGGGTTCTGCTTTTCTCAGCTTTGTTGCTCTGAATTGAACTTTATCctagatgtattttttttttccatctggaGGATGGGAACAAAATATTCTTTGCATTCAGCAgtcttatcaaataaaaatatcaaggcaTCCTAGGGAGCAGGTACTAGAGGTTTTTCTGAAGAGGTTTTGGAGGAAATATTTTGTGCCTGCTTCTGTTGGAGAAGCTATTTTTCCTAATGCTTAACTAAGTGAAgtcatctctttcttcttttcaatcAATCCTGTTCCTTTTATTCCCTTAGTGTTTGATATTGCTGTAATCATTTGCTTCAGTGAGAGGAAGGCTTAAGTGATGAATGAAGACATGAGTTCTGCAATAGTTCCTCTTCTCAAAGGAATTCGTGTATATTAACGtatttggaagttttcatgcaGAAGGATGGTGTTctaagttttaaatattttagttaaGTCTTTTGCTGTCGGATTTAGGATCTGGTGCATGAAAGTGCTTTGTTACATCTGAGTTATCTAGTTTCatacataattttatatattcataaacTAATTGAAGCTTCTTGCAGATActttttcagtttatttctcttttaccaTTCCAAGGGCTCAATGCAGAGATGTAATGGAGCTAATAAAATTGTACCATCCTATGGGTAGGCGGCACCTCTATGGTGCTTTTCCCATTTCTCCACTTTTAAtcatcaaaagaataataatgtttttgccCTGCTCTGGGTTTCTCCACCCTCCTATAGGTATAGGTGGCCAGCGAATGCAGGTTAATTGATGCTTTGTATATctgtttttgatttattatcaGGTACAGGTGAGCAAGGAACTGGTCTCCAGAggatctctccctctctccacaTTCCTTAAAGCATTTCTGTTTTGCCAAACAATCTTCAGTCTTGAAGCATGTGTAAACTTTATGCACCCTGTCTATAGAGTCACTAAATCTCATAGCATTTCTATGAGGTTTAAGGTTTCCTAAGTAGAGCCTTTGAAAACAGCCGGAGCCCTTTGCCTCAGCTCTTCTTATATGTACTTCCATGGgttctttaattaaaatcattagtCACAGCCAACTAAATTCTAAAAgatttctgcaatttggtatatAGGAAGTTTATCTTTTATTGTTATAAGTATTGATCTAAAGTGCAAGTGGTATTGCCTTGCAGGCACTTATGGTCTCATTGATCACTTGAAGGGgattttcatttttgaattCCTGTATTT
This window contains:
- the LOC133696067 gene encoding rhomboid-like protein 19, which translates into the protein MSSPPILGGASLFTGFTKLCKGLAVVLVAGHIVVQIFPSAVNYLALIPARTIPFAWNLLTAGYIEQSIYGVVASTLCLLVMGRLLEPVWGSKEFLKFIFIVNFLTSVCVFITAISLYYITRQENYLYMPISGFQGILAGFLVGTKQIIPDQELSLLRLKAKWFPSLMLLIAIVVSFFTAESAKYLPTIIFGTYMSWIYLRYFHRKPETKLRGDPSDDFAFSSFFPEFLRPVIDPIASIFHRMLCGRFETSTEAHGYTLGGAPLPGSDPIEASRRRERGARALEERLTAERLATARSAEELKKDVSENV